The following proteins are encoded in a genomic region of Channa argus isolate prfri chromosome 3, Channa argus male v1.0, whole genome shotgun sequence:
- the LOC137123618 gene encoding voltage-dependent T-type calcium channel subunit alpha-1H-like isoform X1 — translation MTGTQEPDLHEQHRGPTQEEGEEEEGEKVHVSVEGEEREQDGEEEEEEEQEELPYPSLAPVVLLALTQTSPPRSWCLRAVCHPWFERVSILAILLNCVTLGMFQPCGHTPFFLQALDDGIFVFFAGEMVVKMVALGIIGQSGYLGDTWNRLDFFIVIVGMLEYSLDGHNVSLSAIRTVRVLRPLRAINRVPSMRILVTLLLDTLPMLGNVLALCFFVFFIFGIVGVQLWAGLLRNRCFMGDDIKMRYNISFLSGYYRPDGTDDHPFICSTERENGMLRCSDVPRRRVGRTSCFLAAEEAHPDMGLRVDEVSCVNWYQYYNECRAGEINPHKGAINFDNIGYAWIAIFQVITLEGWVDIMYYVMDAHSFYNFIYFIFLIIVGSFFMINLCLVVIATQFSETKQREHALMKSEQRARQLHQSASTLASDSQPGSCYEEIIRYLAHLGRKAWRRLSRFYTRTRKHFHCVCTCQRDRCGGSARGSGVGDMNGLAHRHSGHVSNDLSHLHQLYHRHHQHHHQHRPSQAETAVSNGGNGLNYPFITPLFSHLDAKGQAQKRLDSTETVNRQVQDHGGCTVHPSLPLPGEVPGESSVCPYCTYYNQLCDNENVNEQPDDQQLGYGSSCHGNSPCHTNSPCHCSSPRRNDAQVSEPKKSLFERCWAGLRSKLELIVGSRYFNRGIMIAILINTLSMGIEYHEQPQELTDILEISNMVFTSLFGLEMLLKLLALGLFGYIKNPYNGFDSIIVIISVWEIVGEAEGGLSVLRTFRLLRVLKLVRFLPALRRQLVVLMKTMDNVATFCMLLMLFIFIFSILGMHLFGCKFGLRQDSGDTLPDRKNFDSLLWATVTVFQILTQEDWNAVLYNGMASTSPLAALYFVALMTFGNYVLFNLLVAILVEGFQAEGDANRSEADDEGQSLSYEDEEKLRELYAAELKIQGMILSPNGLLNPKASMPHLTPPPLPVITHTAATPTVNSSQSRRASGASMDMNILEQRSQLSSQCHWDNGPESRRSSWTSIGRAPSLHRKSQSGEMESLLSDTHTSTDHSSRDQSLDQLEYLQVPMLHDCNGTTFHLSDHYNDDTFVTAHYHGDQEEEEVEESLCKKLKKILEPYEPQWCLEHEEWSLYLFSPQNRLRMWCQKVIGHKMFDHIVLLFIFLNCITIALERPDIQPHSMERVFLSVSNYIFTVIFVGEMMIKVVAMGLYFGNGVYLQSSWNILDGLLVFVSLVDILVSIASAGGNRIFGILRVLRLLRTLRPLRVISRAPGLKLVVETLITSLRPIGNIVLICCAFFIVFGILGVQLFKGKFFHCEGLDVSNITNKTQCREAGYRWVRRKYNFDNLGQALMSLFVLSCKDGWVSIMYDGLDAVGVNQQPIRNNNPWMLLFFISFLLIVSFFVLNMFVGVVVENFHKCRQQQEEEEARMREEKRQRRLEKRRRRAQEKPYYADYSPLRRSIHTVCTSNYLDLFITIIILTNLLTMSMEHYNQPKYLEEILKYCNYVFTLVFVIEAILKLIAFGLRRFFKERWNQLDLAIVLLSIMGIALEEIDLSASLPINPTIIRIMRVLRITRVLKLLKMATGMRALLDTVMQALPQVGNLGLLFMLLFFIYAALGVELFGKLECSEENPCEGLSRHATFDNFGMAFLTLFRVSTGDNWNGIMKDTLRECRPQDRHCLSYLPFISPVYFVTFVLTAQFVLVNVVVAVLMKHLEESNKEAQLEEMEERREREEQKEREEANQRLSTASQGGDPGPNGDTPAQVQVEDEECSHGNLVSMGRMLSLPSDSYAQPLRFSPYSPIGHEASSGYSYSGSMSSLGSSGGGSLLQVPGALPSISHASLGSGRSLRPMICLSTSQSIDRCCSHRRSPTESIDAHRLSPAHRIKRHRLNSAHSIDGCRYSPTHRINRHRLSSTHSMDGYRPNQEQNTDRPKLMSSHSIDRHPSLRLSPSHSAHVSRWLSPEDSLDRNKLSPSYVPDSSVLKRPASFRAASRQLRRQEAVRCDSLDQSDSADDPAEPHHTMPAVSSTPQCQRSSSVHTLKYTHPQRVISCRSHSRSHNEATEQEQVQAICGSQPDTDVEKTPISPQSLASLRVLRGECTPSAPLCSSRTAIPCLGSDPSPQLDDADEEVSRINNSVHTHSHTQLPPNSAHLSPSPVEHRSRLSQSMSPVSDRNRKQRMSPPPGEEPVTMATQLTDSCVELRRRTLSFDATFPSPNQPDGSSVDD, via the exons AATGCTGGAGTACTCGCTTGATGGACACAACGTCAGCCTATCAGCTATCCGCACTGTTCGGGTTCTCCGCCCACTCCGAGCCATCAACAGAGTTCCCA GTATGCGTATCCTAGTGACCCTCCTTCTGGACACACTTCCCATGCTGGGGAATGTGCTGGCGCTatgcttctttgtttttttcatcttcgGCATCGTCGGCGTACAGCTCTGGGCAGGGCTACTGAGGAACCGCTGTTTCATGGGTGATGATATTAAGAT GAGATACAACATTTCCTTCCTGAGTGGCTACTATCGGCCAGATGGCACGGATGACCACCCATTCATCTGCTcgacagaaagagaaaatgggaTGCTCCGGTGCTCTGATGTGCCTCGCCGTCGTGTAGGCAGGACGTCCTGCTTTCTGGCAGCTGAAGAGGCCCATCCAGACATGGGGCTTAGAGTAGATGAAGTATCATGTGTGAACTGGTATCAGTATTACAATGAGTGTCGGGCTGGGGAAATAAACCCACACAAAGGAGCTATTAACTTTGATAACATTGGATATGCATGGATAGCCATTTTTCAG GTAATTACTCTTGAAGGTTGGGTAGACATCATGTACTATGTCATGGATGCACATTCTTTCTACAACTTCATCTACTTCATCTTCCTCATAATA GTGGGCTCTTTCTTCATGATTAATCTGTGCTTGGTCGTCATAGCAACCCAGTTTTCAGAAACAAAGCAGAGAGAACATGCTTTAATGAAATCGGAGCAGCGCGCCCGCCAACTCCACCAATCAGCTTCCACGCTCGCCAGCGACAGTCAACCAGGAAGCTGCTATGAAGAGATCATCCGCTACCTGGCTCACCTTGGTCGCAAGGCGTGGAGACGACTGTCCCGCTTTTACACTCGGACACGCAAACACTTtcactgtgtgtgcacatgccaGAGAGACAGATGCGGTGGATCTGCCAGAGGGAGCGGAGTGGGAGACATGAATGGACTTGCCCATCGTCACTCAGGCCATGTCTCCAATGACCTATCACATCTTCATCAGCTTTATCATCGTCATCACCAACATCATCACCAGCATCGTCCTTCTCAGGCTGAGACAGCTGTCAGTAACGGAGGCAATGGTTTAAATTACCCTTTCATTACGCCTCTCTTCAGTCACCTGGATGCTAAGGGCCAGGCTCAGAAGAGGCTGGATTCCACTGAGACTGTCAACAGACAGGTGCAGGACCATG GTGGGTGCACTGTGCATCCTTCCTTACCGTTGCCGGGTGAAGTCCCAGGAGAGTCTTCAGTATGTCCGTATTGCACCTACTACAACCAACTTTGTGACAACGAAAATGTTAATGAGCAGCCTGATGACCAGCAGCTAGGGTATGGCAGCTCATGCCATGGCAATAGCCCGTGTCACACTAACAGCCCATGCCACTGTAGCAGCCCCCGCCGCAATGATGCACAGGTGTCTGAGCCAAAGAAAAGTCTGTTTGAGCGCTGCTGGGCGGGACTGCGAAGTAAACTGGAGCTCATTGTTGGCAGCAGATACTTCAACAGAGGAATCATGATTGCAATCCTTATTAACACACTATCAATGGGCATAGAGTACCATGaacag CCGCAGGAGCTGACAGACATTTTGGAGATCAGTAACATGGTGTTCACGAGTCTCTTCGGTCTCGAGATGCTGCTGAAGCTTCTGGCTCTGGGGCTCTTTGGCTACATCAAGAACCCTTACAATGGCTTTGACagcatcattgtcatcatcag cgTGTGGGAGATTGTGGGGGAGGCTGAAGGTGGCTTGTCTGTGCTGCGCACTTTCCGCCTGCTGAGAGTTTTGAAGCTGGTCCGGTTCCTTCCTGCTCTGAGGAGGCAGCTGGTGGTGCTGATGAAGACCATGGACAATGTGGCTACATTCTGCATGTTGCTCATgctctttatatttatattcag TATCTTGGGAATGCATCTATTTGGCTGTAAGTTTGGTTTGCGACAAGACAGTGGCGACACTTTACCGGACAGAAAAAACTTTGACTCTCTGCTCTGGGCGACCGTCACCGTTTTTCAG ATCCTCACCCAGGAGGACTGGAACGCAGTGCTGTACAACGGGATGGCCTCCACTTCGCCGCTGGCTGccctttattttgtagccctcaTGACCTTTGGCAACTACGTCCTCTTCAACTTGCTTGTAGCCATTTTGGTTGAGGGCTTTCAGGCTGAA GGTGATGCCAATAGATCTGAGGCTGATGACGAGGGACAATCACTTTCCTATGAGGACGAAGAGAAGTTAAGAGAGTTATATGCTGCAG AGCTCAAGATCCAGGGAATGATCCTGAGCCCCAATGGTCTCCTGAACCCAAAAGCTTCCATGCCTCATCTCACTCCTCCACCTCTGCCGGTCATCACACACACCGCAGCCACACCCACTGTAAACTCCAGCCAATCACGTCGGGCCAGTGGCGCTTCCATGGACATGAACATTCTCGAGCAGAGGTCACAG TTGTCTTCACAGTGTCATTGGGACAATGGGCCGGAGAGCCGCCGCTCTAGTTGGACCAGCATTGGACGGGCCCCCAGCCTCCACAGAAAGAGCCAGTCGGGAGAGATGGAGTCCCTGCTGTctgacacacatacaagcacCGATCACAGTAGCAGAGATCAGTCTCTGGACCAGCTGGAGTACCTGCAAGTGCCCATGCTTCACGACTGCAATGGCACCACTTTTCACCTCTCCGACCACTACAATGATGACACTTTTGTGACAGCACATTACCACGGTGaccaggaagaggaagaagttgAGGAG AGTTTATGTAAGAAGCTGAAGAAGATTCTGGAGCCATATGAGCCACAGTGGTGCCTGGAGCATGAAGAGTGGTCCCTCTATCTGTTCTCTCCACAaaacag GCTCAGGATGTGGTGCCAGAAGGTCATAGGTCATAAGATGTTTGATCACAttgtcctcctcttcatcttccttaaTTGCATCACTATTGCTCTGGAGAGACCTGACATACAGCCCCACAGCATG gagCGGGTGTTCCTCAGTGTGTCTAATTACATCTTCACTGTGATCTTCGTGGGCGAAATGATGATTAAG GTGGTAGCTATGGGCCTGTACTTTGGAAATGGTGTGTACCTGCAGAGCAGCTGGAATATATTAGACGGGCTGCTGGTGTTTGTGTCACTGGTGGACATCCTGGTCTCCATCGCATCAGCAGGTGGTAATCGAATCTTTGGCATCCTGCGTGTGCTTCGCCTGCTCCGCACATTGCGACCTCTCAG GGTGATAAGTCGAGCTCCAGGTCTAAAACTGGTGGTGGAGACTCTGATCACATCTCTAAGGCCCATTGGGAATATTGTTCTCATCTGCTGTgcttttttcattgtgtttggaATATTAGGAGTTCAG CTGTTTAAAGGCAAATTCTTCCACTGTGAGGGGCTTGACGTGAGTAACATAACCAATAAAACGCAGTGCCGGGAAGCTGGATACCGCTGGGTGCGACGGAAGTACAACTTTGACAACCTGGGACAG GCGCTGATGTCACTGTTTGTGCTGTCATGTAAAGACGGTTGGGTGAGCATCATGTATGACGGCCTGGATGCTGTTGGGGTGAACCAGCAG CCAATAAGAAACAACAATCCATGGATGCTGCTGTTCTTCATCTCTTTCCTCCTCATCGTCAGCTTCTTTGTGCTCAACATGTTTGTGGGCGTGGTGGTGGAAAACTTTCATAAGTGTCgccagcagcaggaggaggaggaggcacgGATGAGGGAGGAGAAACGTCAGAGACGGttggagaagaggaggagaa gGGCCCAAGAGAAGCCATATTACGCTGACTACTCCCCACTGCGTCGATCCATTCATACCGTGTGCACGAGCAACTACCTGGATCTCTTCATCACTATCATCATATTAACAAACCTCCTCACCATGAGCATGGAGCATTACAACCAGCCTAag tACCTTGAAGAGATACTGAAGTACTGCAATTACGTCTTCACGCTGGTTTTTGTCATTGAGGCAATTCTGAAACTCATCGCATTTGGCCTGCGTCGTTTTTTCAAAGAGAG aTGGAACCAGTTGGACCTTGCCATTGTGTTGCTGTCCATCATGGGCATCGCATTGGAGGAAATAGACCTCAGCGCTTCCCTGCCTATCAACCCCACCATCATACGCATCATGAGGGTCCTGAGGATAACACGAg TGCTGAAGCTGTTGAAGATGGCTACAGGAATGAGAGCTCTGTTGGACACAGTGATGCAAGCACTGCCTCAG GTGGGGAATCTGGGTCTGCTCTTCATGTTGCTGTTCTTCATCTATGCAGCTCTGGGAGTTGAGCTCTTTGGAAAACTGG AGTGTTCAGAGGAGAACCCGTGTGAGGGTCTTAGTCGCCACGCTACCTTTGACAACTTTGGCATGGCTTTCCTCACACTGTTCAGGGTGTCTACCGGTGACAACTGGAATGGGATTATGAAG GACACACTGCGCGAGTGTCGCCCCCAGGATCGCCACTGCCTCTCCTATCTGCCATTTATCTCCCCCGTTTACTTCGTCACCTTCGTCCTGACGGCTCAGTTCGTGCTGGTCAATGTGGTCGTAGCCGTTCTGATGAAGCACCTGGAGGAGAGCAACAAGGAGGCGCAgctggaggagatggaggagaggagggagagagaggagcagaaggAAAGGGAGGAGGCCAACCAACGCCTTAGCACTGCGTCTCAGGGTGGGGACCCCGGGCCAAATGGGGACACACCTGCCCAG GTGCAGGTTGAGGATGAGGAGTGTTCCCATGGCAACCTTGTAAGTATGGGACGCATGCTGTCTCTCCCCAGCGACAGCTACGCTCAGCCACTCAGATTCTCCCCTTATTCTCCCATTGGCCACGAGGCCAGCTCCGGCTACAGCTACTCAG GCTCCATGTCATCTCTGGGCTCCAGTGGAGGCGGCTCACTGCTGCAGGTTCCAGGAGCTTTGCCCTCCATCAGCCACGCTTCACTGGGATCTGGCCGGAGCTTAAGGCCGATGATCTGCCTCAGCACCTCCCAGAGCATCGACAGATGCTGCTCACACAGACGGAGTCCAACAGAGAGTATAGACGCACACAGGTTAAGTCCAGCTCACAGGATAAAGAGACACAGACTTAATTCAGCTCACAGTATAGACGGGTGCCGGTACAGCCCGACCCATCGGATAAACAGACACAGACTCAGTTCGACTCACAGTATGGATGGATACAGGCCGAATCAAGAAcagaacacagacagaccaAAGCTCATGTCCAGTCACAGTATAGACAGGCACCCGTCACTCAGACTGAGTCCCTCTCACAGTGCCCATGTTTCTCGTTGGCTCAGTCCTGAAGACAGTTTAGACAGAAACAAGCTGAGTCCCTCCTACGTTCCAGACAGTTCAGTCCTGAAGAGACCAGCATCTTTCCGCGCTGCGAGCAGACAACTACGGAGACAA GAGGCTGTGCGCTGCGACTCTCTGGATCAGAGCGACTCAGCTGACGACCCAGCAGAGCCTCACCACACCATGCCTGCCGTGTCTTCCACGCCGCAATGCCAGCGATCGTCCAGTGTACACACGCTGAAATATACACATCCCCAGAGGGTCATCTCATGCAGGAGCCACAGCCGGAGCCATAATGAAGCCACCGAACAGGAACAGGTACAGGCCATCTGTGGCTCACAACCAGACACAGATGTCGAGAAGACGCCTATCAGTCCACAGAGCCTAGCCAGTCTAAGGGTCCTCAGAGGTGAATGCACCCCATCAGCTCCACTCTGTAGCTCCAGAACAGCAATCCCATGCCTTGGCTCTGACCCCAGCCCCCAGTTGGACGATGCTGACGAGGAGGTCAGCCGAATAAACAATtctgttcacacacactcacacacgcagcTTCCTCCCAACTCTGCACACCTTTCCCCGAGCCCAGTGGAGCACAGGAGCCGCCTCAGCCAATCAATGTCTCCTGTGTCGGACAGGAACAGGAAGCAGAGGATGAGCCCGCCACCGGGGGAGGAACCGGTTACTATGGCAACCCAGCTGACGGACAGCTGTGTTGAGCTGAGAAGGCGGACTCTGTCATTTGACGCCACATTCCCCTCTCCTAATCAGCCGGACGGGAGCTCTGTGGATGATTAA